In Sander vitreus isolate 19-12246 chromosome 7, sanVit1, whole genome shotgun sequence, a genomic segment contains:
- the galnt6 gene encoding polypeptide N-acetylgalactosaminyltransferase 6 — protein sequence MRLFLRRRMSPLKLVLLGGTLFMVVLVVLQRDVGSSPAGDPWFQELVDKKDKVIVMVREAVNNIGFQIGAPQKPPPAQVQPTQDAKCPAGFYTQAELKPHLERPPQDPKSPGADGKAFQKDDMSPEEGQEKDEGMKRHCFNQFASDRISLSRSLGDDTRPSECVERKFRRCPPLPTTSVIIVFHNEAWSTLLRTVYSVLHTSPALLLKEIILVDDASVAEHLKSQLEEFVRQLKIVRVVRQVERKGLITARLLGASIAQGEVLTFLDAHCECFHGWLEPLLARIVEEPTAVVSPEITTIDLNTFQFNKPVASNRAFNRGNFDWSLSFGWEAIPEDAKKLRKDETYPVKTPTFAGGLFSISKKYFEHIGTYDDKMEIWGGENVEMSFRVWQCGGQLEILPCSVVGHVFRTKSPHTFPKGTEVITRNQVRLAEVWMDDYKKIYYRRNKNAAVMASENKFGDISDRLNLRERLQCKNFTWYLNTVYPEAFVPDLTPLKYGAIRNSGSKTCLDVGESNNGDKPVIMYQCHNMGGNQYFEYSSHKELRHNIGKQLCLHATLQPEPVMIKACQLKGKGTSVAPQQEWVFSEENLLKNPSSGKCLQLKGDQLQMDQCNAADLYQHWTFG from the exons ATGCGTCTGTTCCTACGCCGGCGTATGTCCCCCCTGAAACTGGTGCTCCTTGGGGGGACTCTCTTCATGGTTGTCCTAGTGGTTCTCCAGAGGGATGTTGGCTCTTCGCCTGCTGGAGACCCCTGGTTTCAGGAGCTGGTGGACAAGAAGGATAAGGTGATCGTCATGGTACGAGAGGCTGTTAACAACATTGGCTTCCAGATCGGAGCTCCGCAGAAACCACCACCAGCACAGGTGCAGCCCACCCAGGATGCCAAATGCCCTGCTGGATTCTACACTCAGGCTGAGCTCAAACCTCATTTAGAGAGACCGCCTCAGGACCCCAAAAGCCCCGGGGCTGATGGGAAGGCGTTTCAGAAAGACGACATGTCCCCAGAGGAGGGTCAGGAGAAGGACGAGGGTATGAAACGGCACTGTTTCAACCAGTTTGCCAGTGACCGCATCTCACTCAGCCGTAGTCTTGGCGACGACACAAGGCCTTCAGA GTGCGTGGAGAGAAAGTTTCGTCGCTGTCCTCCTCTGCCTACCACCAGTGTTATTATTGTCTTCCACAATGAGGCTTGGTCCACCCTCCTCAGGACGGTCTACAGCGTCCTGCACACATCTCCTGCTCTCCTGCTCAAAGAGATCATCTTGGTAGATGACGCCAGTGTTGCAG AGCACCTCAAGAGCCAACTGGAGGAATTTGTGCGTCAGCTGAAGATTGTCCGCGTAGTGAGACAGGTGGAGAGGAAGGGCCTCATCACTGCCAGGCTGCTGGGTGCCAGTATTGCTCAGGGCGAAGTGCTAACCTTTCTCGACGCACACT GTGAGTGTTTCCATGGTTGGCTAGAGCCCCTGTTGGCCCGAATTGTTGAGGAACCCACTGCTGTGGTTAGTCCAGAGATCACCACCATTGACCTCAACACCTTTCAGTTCAACAAGCCTGTGGCCTCCAACCGCGCTTTTAACCGAGGGAACTTTGACTGGAGCCTGTCCTTCGGCTGGGAGGCAATCCCTGAGGATGCGAAGAAGCTGCGCAAGGATGAAACCTACCCTGTAAA AACACCTACTTTTGCTGGAGGTCTCTTTTCAATCTCAAAGAAGTACTTTGAACACATTGGAACGTACGATGACAAGATGGAGATCTGGGGCGGTGAAAACGTGGAGATGTCGTTCAGG GTGTGGCAGTGTGGGGGTCAGCTCGAGATCCTCCCTTGTTCCGTGGTGGGCCATGTCTTCCGCACCAAGAGCCCCCACACCTTCCCCAAGGGCACAGAGGTCATCACTCGCAACCAGGTGCGCCTGGCTGAAGTCTGGATGGATGACTACAAGAAGATCTACTATCGCCGCAACAAGAATGCTGCAGTTATGGCCAGCGAG AATAAGTTTGGGGACATCTCTGATCGTCTGAATCTGAGAGAGAGGCTTCAGTGCAAGAACTTCACCTGGTACTTAAACACAGTCTACCCAGAGGCATTTGTTCCTGACTTAACCCCACTAAAATATGGAGCA ATTAGAAACTCGGGATCTAAAACCTGTTTGGATGTTGGAGAGAGTAACAATGGAGATAAACCTGTGATCATGTACCAGTGTCATAACATGGGAGGAAACCAG TACTTTGAATACTCATCTCATAAGGAGCTGCGTCATAATATTGGAAAGCAGCTGTGTCTTCATGCCACACTCCAGCCAGAGCCAGTGATGATCAAAGCATGCCAGCTGAAGGGGAAGGGCACCAGTGTGGCACCACAACAGGAGTGGGTCTTTTCAGAG GAAAATCTTTTGAAGAATCCTAGTAGTGGGAAATGTTTACAGCTGAAAGGAGACCAGCTTCAGATGGACCAATGTAATGCTGCTGACCTCTACCAGCACTGGACCTTCGGCTGA
- the LOC144520858 gene encoding glucose-6-phosphate 1-dehydrogenase-like codes for MGQKMSSEPLTRSEVFGQLRRELYGEELTSPSNVHIFIILGASGDLAKKKIYPTLWWLFRDGLLPDDTYFVGFARTKLTVEDIKTACLPHMKVTDEESERLSAFFSKNSYLSGWYDDNSSFAQLTAHLSSLPGGADANRLFYLALPPTVYSLVSTNIRTHCMSRKGWSRVIVEKPFGRDLQSSQELSAHLSSLFTEDQIYRIDHYLGKEMVQNLMVLRFGNRIFGPIWNRNSVASVVFTFKEPFGTQGRGGYFDDFGIIRDVMQNHLLQMLCLVAMEKPASTSPDDVRDEKVKVLKCIAPVTGSDVVLGQYVGDPEGEGPSKLGYLDDPTVPKGSCTPTFATAVLYVQNERWDGVPFILRCGKALNEHKAEVRLQFTDVPGDIFGERCQRNELVVRVQPDEAIYLKMMTKRPGVYFSPEETELDLTYRSRYKNVKLPDAYERLILDVFCGNQMHFVRSDELREAWRIFTPLLQQIEGEKTHPIPYTYGSRGPNEADDLLKRVGFRYEGTYKWMQPHTT; via the exons ATGGGCCAGAAGATGAGCTCTGAGCCTTTGACCCGGTCTGAGGTGTTTGGACAGCTCAGGAGGGAGCTCTATGGAGAGGAGCTGACCAGTCCTTCCAACGTACACATATTCATCATCCTGGGAGCCTCT GGGGATCTCGCTAAAAAGAAGATCTATCCAACTTTATG GTGGTTATTCAGAGATGGCCTGCTCCCTGATGACACCTACTTTGTGGGTTTTGCAAGGACTAAGCTGACCGTGGAGGACATCAAGACAGCATGTCTGCCTCATATGAAG GTCACTGATGAAGAGAGTGAGCGTCTCTCAGCCTTCTTCAGTAAGAACTCCTACCTGAGCGGCTGGTATGACGACAACAGCTCTTTCGCTCAACTCACCGCTCATCTGTCATCTCTGCCTGGGGGAGCTGATGCCAACAGACTCTTCTACCTGGCCCTGCCACCCACTGTCTACAGTCTTgtcagcacaaatatcagaacCCACTGCATGAGCCGCAA AGGCTGGAGCAGGGTAATTGTTGAGAAGCCCTTTGGTCGTGACCTCCAGAGCTCACAGGAGCTGTCAGCCCACCTTTCCTCCCTGTTCACAGAGGACCAGATCTACCGCATAGACCACTACCTGGGAAAAGAGATGGTCCAGAACCTCATGGTGCTCAG GTTTGGAAATCGCATCTTTGGACCCATATGGAACAGGAACAGTGTGGCCTCTGTGGTCTTCACCTTCAAGGAGCCTTTTGGCACTCAGGGCCGCGGAGGATACTTTGATGACTTTGGCATCATTCG AGATGTCATGCAGAACCATCTCCTCCAGATGCTGTGTTTGGTCGCCATGGAGAAACCTGCTTCCACCAGCCCAGATGACGTGAGGGATGAGAAG GTGAAAGTGTTGAAGTGTATAGCTCCTGTTACTGGGTCAGATGTGGTGCTCGGCCAGTACGTGGGGGACCCTGAGGGTGAGGGCCCCTCCAAGCTGGGTTACCTTGACGACCCCACTGTACCAAAAGGCTCCTGCACGCCAACATTTGCCACCGCAGTGCTCTATGTCCAGAATGAAAGATGGGATG GAGTTCCTTTTATTCTCCGCTGCGGTAAAGCTCTGAATGAACATAAGGCAGAAGTGCGTCTGCAGTTCACTGACGTACCAGGAGACATCTTTGGCGAACGCTGTCAGAGGAATGAGCTGGTGGTCCGGGTACAGCCAGATGAAGCCATTTACCTGAAGATGATGACCAAGAGGCCTGGGGTTTACTTCAGCCCAGAGGAGACTGAGCTGGACCTCACCTACAGGAGTAGATACAAG AACGTGAAGCTTCCAGATGCTTACGAGAGGCTGATACTGGATGTCTTCTGTGGAAACCAGATGCACTTTGTCCGCAG TGATGAGTTGCGGGAGGCCTGGAGGATCTTCACTCCCCTCCTTCAACAAAtagaaggagagaagacacaCCCCATCCCTTACACATATGGAAG TCGGGGTCCAAACGAGGCGGATGACCTCCTGAAGAGGGTGGGATTCCGCTATGAGGGTACATACAAGTGGATGCAGCCCCACACAACTTGA
- the LOC144520857 gene encoding ceramide kinase isoform X2, whose protein sequence is MTTFAVVKRNVEKCGAQMEKISVPVAEVVGVEEGRVEILPRKSVEDTDKDFTVFYAKRSSSGSSYGLLWRLGRIQFSCPSRVLRDQWTKHLRTALKTHSPLRPNRLLVFINPFGGKKKGRKIYHSLVAPLFELAGISSHVIVTERANQARDHLLKKDLTGFDGVVCVGGDGMFSEILHGLIGRTQQEAGLSENDPTVALQPCPLHIGIIPAGSTDCVCYATVGVIDPVTSALHIIIGDSQPLDVCSVHQASALMRYSVSLLGYGFYGDVLAESEKHRWMGPLRYDYSGTMVYLSNRSYAGIIQYLPADPLLSSPRDRTRCLSGCSVCSRTTERLFPHSSESGSLYSSHFSQFSSDSEGEWVSVEGRFRCVSLTCMSSSCPKSPLGLSPSAHLADGTGDLILVWDTHPLGFLKFLYRHTSTQDQFDLPFVEVHRVKAVRFSLPSGKEEEAYKETGGLSGGIDEEERGYIETVSRNGSQQHLAERDPGQEMTNEQKMATPFLCGLCCSKVPAKSVWNCDGEILSSTEILCRIHGQLVRLYARGIEDGAAVHNCGKENDKCQMGCTLNK, encoded by the exons ATGACAACATTTGCAGTTGTAAAAAGGAATGTAGAAAAGTGCGGAGCGCAGATGGAAAAAA TTTCAGTACCTGTGGCAGAGGTGGTTGGAGTGGAGGAGGGCCGGGTGGAGATCCTGCCCCGGAAGTCAGTCGAGGACACAGACAAAGACTTCACAG TTTTCTACGCGAAGCGCAGCAGCAGTGGGAGTTCTTATGGCTTACTATGGAGACTTGGCCGGATCCAGTTCAGTTGCCCCAGTCGGGTGCTCAGAGACCAGTGGACGAAACACCTTAGAACTGCTCTCAAAACTCATA GTCCGCTGCGTCCCAACAGGCTTTTGGTGTTTATCAACCCATTTGGagggaagaagaaaggaagaaagatcTATCATTCTCTGGTTGCCCCTTTGTTTGAGCTGGCTGGTATCAGCTCTCATGTAATAG TGACTGAGCGGGCAAACCAGGCCAGAGACCACCTCCTGAAAAAAGACCTGACAGGCTTTGATGG tgtggtgtgtgtgggtggggatgGCATGTTCAGCGAAATACTTCATGGTTTGATTGGGCGGACACAACAAGAGGCAGGCCTTTCTGAGAATGATCCCACTGTCGCTTTACAGCCTTGTCCGCTTCATATTGGCATCATTCCTGCAG GTtccacagactgtgtgtgttatGCCACAGTGGGAGTGATCGACCCTGTTACTTCAGCTTTGCACATCATCATTG GAGACTCTCAGCCATTAGATGTATGTTCAGTCCATCAGGCTTCTGCTCTGATGCGCTACTCAGTGTCTCTGTTGGGCTATGGCTTCTACGGTGATGTACTGGCTGAGAGTGAGAAACATCGGTGGATGGGACCTCTCCGATACGACTATTCAG GCACCATGGTGTACCTGAGCAACAGAAGTTATGCAGGCATAATTCAGTATCTACCAGCAGACCCGCTGCTCTCCAGCCCGAGAGACAGAACACGCTGCCTCTCAGG gtGCAGTGTGTGCTCCAGAACCACAGAAAGACTTTTCCCCCACTCTTCAGAATCGGGCTCCTTGTACAGCTCCCACTTCAGCCAGTTCAGTAGTGACTCAGAAG GCGAGTGGGTGAGTGTGGAGGGCAGGTTCAGATGTGTGTCTCTCACTTGCATGTCCAGCTCGTGTCCTAAGAGTCCTCTgggcctctctccctctgctcacCTGGCAGACGGAACAGGGGACCTAATCCTGGTATGGGACACTCACCCGCTGGGATTCCTCAAGTTCCTCTACaggcacacaagcacacaggaTCAG TTTGACCTGCCATTTGTGGAGGTCCATCGTGTGAAGGCAGTCCGGTTCTCTCTCCCCTCCGGtaaagaggaggaagcataTAAAGAGACTGGAGGGTTGAGTGGAGGGATAGATGAAGAAGAGAGAGGCTACATTGAGACTGTAAGCAGGAATGGATCTCAGCAGCACCTGGCAGAGAGAGACCCAGGACAAGAAATGACAAATGAGCAGAAAATGGCGACCCCATTCCTGTGTGGTCTGTGCTGCAGTAAAGTTCCTGCTAAGTCAGTGTGGAACTGTGATGGAGAGATTCTGTCTTCCACCGAGATTCTCTGTAG GATTCATGGCCAGCTGGTGCGTCTGTATGCAAGGGGCATCGAGGACGGAGCAGCCGTGCACAACTGCggcaaagaaaatgacaagtGTCAAATGGGATGCACCCTAAACAAATAG
- the LOC144520857 gene encoding ceramide kinase isoform X1, whose translation MEMETELRLESSLWVGNKRYRAVLSGWHFNWTEVDKKNRDKKTISVPVAEVVGVEEGRVEILPRKSVEDTDKDFTVFYAKRSSSGSSYGLLWRLGRIQFSCPSRVLRDQWTKHLRTALKTHSPLRPNRLLVFINPFGGKKKGRKIYHSLVAPLFELAGISSHVIVTERANQARDHLLKKDLTGFDGVVCVGGDGMFSEILHGLIGRTQQEAGLSENDPTVALQPCPLHIGIIPAGSTDCVCYATVGVIDPVTSALHIIIGDSQPLDVCSVHQASALMRYSVSLLGYGFYGDVLAESEKHRWMGPLRYDYSGTMVYLSNRSYAGIIQYLPADPLLSSPRDRTRCLSGCSVCSRTTERLFPHSSESGSLYSSHFSQFSSDSEGEWVSVEGRFRCVSLTCMSSSCPKSPLGLSPSAHLADGTGDLILVWDTHPLGFLKFLYRHTSTQDQFDLPFVEVHRVKAVRFSLPSGKEEEAYKETGGLSGGIDEEERGYIETVSRNGSQQHLAERDPGQEMTNEQKMATPFLCGLCCSKVPAKSVWNCDGEILSSTEILCRIHGQLVRLYARGIEDGAAVHNCGKENDKCQMGCTLNK comes from the exons ATGGAGATGGAGACAGAACTGAGGCTGGAGTCGAGTTTGTGGGTCGGGAATAAAAGATACCGGGCGGTCCTATCGGGCTGGCATTTCAACTGGACAGAGGTAGATAAGAAGAATCGCGACAAGAAAACAA TTTCAGTACCTGTGGCAGAGGTGGTTGGAGTGGAGGAGGGCCGGGTGGAGATCCTGCCCCGGAAGTCAGTCGAGGACACAGACAAAGACTTCACAG TTTTCTACGCGAAGCGCAGCAGCAGTGGGAGTTCTTATGGCTTACTATGGAGACTTGGCCGGATCCAGTTCAGTTGCCCCAGTCGGGTGCTCAGAGACCAGTGGACGAAACACCTTAGAACTGCTCTCAAAACTCATA GTCCGCTGCGTCCCAACAGGCTTTTGGTGTTTATCAACCCATTTGGagggaagaagaaaggaagaaagatcTATCATTCTCTGGTTGCCCCTTTGTTTGAGCTGGCTGGTATCAGCTCTCATGTAATAG TGACTGAGCGGGCAAACCAGGCCAGAGACCACCTCCTGAAAAAAGACCTGACAGGCTTTGATGG tgtggtgtgtgtgggtggggatgGCATGTTCAGCGAAATACTTCATGGTTTGATTGGGCGGACACAACAAGAGGCAGGCCTTTCTGAGAATGATCCCACTGTCGCTTTACAGCCTTGTCCGCTTCATATTGGCATCATTCCTGCAG GTtccacagactgtgtgtgttatGCCACAGTGGGAGTGATCGACCCTGTTACTTCAGCTTTGCACATCATCATTG GAGACTCTCAGCCATTAGATGTATGTTCAGTCCATCAGGCTTCTGCTCTGATGCGCTACTCAGTGTCTCTGTTGGGCTATGGCTTCTACGGTGATGTACTGGCTGAGAGTGAGAAACATCGGTGGATGGGACCTCTCCGATACGACTATTCAG GCACCATGGTGTACCTGAGCAACAGAAGTTATGCAGGCATAATTCAGTATCTACCAGCAGACCCGCTGCTCTCCAGCCCGAGAGACAGAACACGCTGCCTCTCAGG gtGCAGTGTGTGCTCCAGAACCACAGAAAGACTTTTCCCCCACTCTTCAGAATCGGGCTCCTTGTACAGCTCCCACTTCAGCCAGTTCAGTAGTGACTCAGAAG GCGAGTGGGTGAGTGTGGAGGGCAGGTTCAGATGTGTGTCTCTCACTTGCATGTCCAGCTCGTGTCCTAAGAGTCCTCTgggcctctctccctctgctcacCTGGCAGACGGAACAGGGGACCTAATCCTGGTATGGGACACTCACCCGCTGGGATTCCTCAAGTTCCTCTACaggcacacaagcacacaggaTCAG TTTGACCTGCCATTTGTGGAGGTCCATCGTGTGAAGGCAGTCCGGTTCTCTCTCCCCTCCGGtaaagaggaggaagcataTAAAGAGACTGGAGGGTTGAGTGGAGGGATAGATGAAGAAGAGAGAGGCTACATTGAGACTGTAAGCAGGAATGGATCTCAGCAGCACCTGGCAGAGAGAGACCCAGGACAAGAAATGACAAATGAGCAGAAAATGGCGACCCCATTCCTGTGTGGTCTGTGCTGCAGTAAAGTTCCTGCTAAGTCAGTGTGGAACTGTGATGGAGAGATTCTGTCTTCCACCGAGATTCTCTGTAG GATTCATGGCCAGCTGGTGCGTCTGTATGCAAGGGGCATCGAGGACGGAGCAGCCGTGCACAACTGCggcaaagaaaatgacaagtGTCAAATGGGATGCACCCTAAACAAATAG